In Hallerella succinigenes, the following are encoded in one genomic region:
- a CDS encoding polyprenyl synthetase family protein: MQNLQKEADLARDYLEKIATLAEKKFDEHLPPETDIPCNLHKAMRYSVFAGGKRLRPGLACAAFELFGGKGDSIWYATSALEFLHTFSLIHDDLPCIDNDDLRRGKPTAHKQFGEATAVMSGDALCVLAFELIAKTGNPQAMESLAHKLGTYGMIGGEMTDIDSEGKDVSLEVVDYIHYHKTAALIEASLVIGAQLAGASESDIQKVEAYGRSIGLAFQIVDDILDIVSTTEELGKDAGSDIASGKATYPALVGLDNSRKKAQELYEESLKQLEGLHGDTSVLKAIAAFIITRVK; encoded by the coding sequence ATGCAAAATCTTCAAAAAGAAGCGGATCTCGCCCGCGATTATCTCGAGAAAATCGCTACGCTCGCCGAAAAGAAATTCGACGAGCATCTCCCCCCTGAAACCGATATTCCTTGCAACTTGCACAAGGCAATGCGCTATTCCGTATTCGCCGGTGGCAAGCGTCTGCGTCCAGGCCTTGCCTGCGCCGCATTCGAACTTTTCGGCGGCAAGGGAGATAGCATTTGGTATGCAACCAGCGCTCTTGAATTTTTGCACACCTTCTCGCTGATTCACGACGATCTGCCGTGTATCGACAACGACGATTTGCGCCGAGGCAAGCCGACCGCCCACAAGCAGTTCGGTGAAGCGACTGCCGTCATGAGCGGCGATGCCCTTTGCGTCCTCGCCTTTGAACTGATTGCAAAGACCGGCAACCCGCAAGCCATGGAAAGCCTAGCCCACAAGCTCGGCACCTATGGCATGATCGGAGGAGAAATGACGGACATCGACAGCGAAGGAAAAGACGTTTCTCTCGAAGTCGTGGACTACATCCACTATCACAAGACCGCAGCTCTGATTGAAGCGTCCCTTGTGATTGGCGCTCAGCTCGCCGGGGCATCCGAATCCGACATTCAAAAGGTTGAAGCCTATGGCCGTTCAATCGGTCTCGCCTTCCAGATCGTTGACGATATCCTCGACATCGTTTCCACTACGGAAGAACTCGGCAAGGACGCCGGTTCCGACATCGCAAGCGGAAAGGCAACCTATCCGGCTCTTGTGGGCCTCGACAATTCCCGCAAGAAGGCTCAGGAACTTTACGAAGAATCCTTGAAGCAGCTCGAAGGTCTCCATGGAGATACTTCCGTTCTCAAGGCTATTGCCGCATTCATTATCACACGAGTTAAGTAA
- the dxs gene encoding 1-deoxy-D-xylulose-5-phosphate synthase: MQLKDVKSPKDIKGCSITELNDLATQIREKIITQVATHGGHLASSLGVVELTLALHYVFNAPEDILVWDVGHQAYVHKLLTGRFDRFETLRQQGGLSGFPKRSESPYDAFGVGHASTSISAALGFAVARDKQHQHNSVVAVIGDGSMTGGMAFEALNNAGLSKQNMTIILNDNKMSIAPNVGGFPKYLNRIISDPMYNKVRSDIDRVMAKIPGIIGRHFRTLIQSVEKAVKNAIRPGQFFEDLGIRYFGPIDGHDLGELISILERVKSIPGPCLIQVMTEKGRGMSFAETNPSQWHASVPFDPKSGKPLSPKSPTPSLTSIFGKTILELAKKNEKIVGITGAMPSGCGLDIMQKELPDRVIDVGIAEEHAVTFAAGLACGGLVPVVAIYSSFLQRAYDQIIHDVALQNLHVVFVLDRAGLVGADGPTHHGSLDLTYLRSIPGLTIMAPSDENELRNMVTAAIDMQGPVAIRFPRGSALASELKAEVEPVEYGKFQIKQQGKDILLLGVGFMLHELEKTAKILAEHGFNPTLVDAKFVKPLDKEGYRNLFQSHHTIVTLENNSIVGGFGSEIAELLADMDFHDKKLIRFGLPDAFVEHGKIPDLYRMLGIDGTSIANKLLKDL; encoded by the coding sequence ATGCAACTGAAGGACGTTAAATCGCCAAAAGACATCAAAGGCTGCTCGATTACCGAACTGAATGATCTGGCGACGCAAATTCGCGAAAAGATCATCACTCAGGTCGCTACCCACGGTGGACATTTGGCATCGAGTCTCGGTGTCGTCGAATTGACGCTCGCCTTGCACTACGTATTCAACGCCCCAGAAGACATTCTGGTTTGGGATGTCGGCCATCAGGCTTACGTGCACAAGTTGCTCACGGGCCGTTTTGATCGCTTTGAAACTCTCCGTCAGCAGGGCGGACTTTCGGGCTTCCCGAAACGTTCCGAAAGCCCTTATGACGCGTTTGGCGTTGGACACGCATCCACATCGATTTCTGCCGCACTTGGCTTTGCCGTCGCCCGCGATAAACAGCACCAGCATAACAGCGTGGTCGCCGTGATAGGCGATGGCTCCATGACCGGCGGTATGGCTTTCGAAGCCCTGAACAACGCAGGACTTTCCAAGCAGAACATGACAATCATCTTGAACGACAACAAGATGAGTATCGCTCCGAACGTCGGCGGTTTCCCGAAGTACTTGAATCGCATCATTTCCGATCCGATGTACAACAAGGTCCGTTCCGATATCGACCGCGTCATGGCAAAGATTCCGGGCATCATCGGTCGTCACTTCCGCACTCTTATCCAAAGCGTGGAAAAGGCTGTGAAGAATGCGATCCGCCCGGGCCAGTTCTTTGAAGACTTGGGCATTCGCTACTTCGGACCGATTGACGGTCACGATTTGGGCGAACTCATTTCGATTCTCGAACGCGTAAAATCCATTCCGGGTCCATGCCTCATTCAGGTGATGACGGAAAAGGGCCGCGGCATGTCGTTCGCCGAAACGAACCCGAGCCAATGGCACGCTTCCGTTCCGTTTGATCCGAAGAGCGGCAAGCCTCTTTCTCCAAAGAGCCCGACCCCTTCTCTGACAAGCATCTTCGGCAAGACAATTCTTGAACTTGCAAAGAAGAACGAAAAGATCGTGGGTATTACAGGCGCCATGCCGAGTGGCTGCGGTCTCGATATTATGCAAAAGGAACTTCCTGATCGCGTGATCGACGTAGGCATTGCCGAAGAACACGCGGTGACCTTCGCTGCCGGCCTTGCCTGCGGCGGACTCGTCCCGGTTGTCGCCATCTATTCTTCTTTCCTCCAACGCGCCTACGACCAGATCATCCACGACGTCGCTCTGCAGAACTTGCATGTCGTCTTTGTCCTTGACCGCGCTGGCCTCGTCGGTGCCGACGGTCCTACCCACCACGGCTCCCTCGACCTTACCTATTTGCGTTCGATCCCGGGCCTTACCATTATGGCTCCGTCGGACGAAAATGAACTTCGCAATATGGTGACCGCTGCAATCGATATGCAGGGTCCGGTTGCGATCCGCTTCCCCCGCGGTTCGGCGCTTGCGTCTGAACTCAAGGCAGAAGTAGAACCCGTCGAATACGGGAAATTCCAAATCAAGCAACAAGGTAAAGACATTCTGCTTTTGGGCGTTGGCTTTATGCTGCATGAGCTTGAAAAGACGGCGAAGATTCTTGCCGAACACGGTTTCAACCCCACGCTCGTGGACGCAAAATTTGTGAAACCGCTCGACAAGGAAGGCTACCGCAACCTGTTCCAATCGCACCACACAATTGTCACGTTGGAAAACAACTCCATCGTCGGCGGATTCGGTTCTGAAATCGCAGAACTTCTCGCCGATATGGATTTCCACGACAAGAAACTGATTCGCTTCGGTTTACCGGATGCATTTGTGGAACACGGTAAAATTCCGGACTTGTATCGTATGCTTGGCATTGACGGCACGTCCATTGCAAACAAACTACTGAAAGACCTATGA
- the pyrF gene encoding orotidine-5'-phosphate decarboxylase — MKFSDCLEARIQECGNPICLGMDPKLSLMPVERKHGEVQSEEEKIKFFYMDILEECSKRNVKPAVVKPNSAYYERISIQGMQILHDLIAAYKGEGIPVVLDAKRGDIGKTSAAYADAAFNVYGADAVTVSPWMGKDSVGPFLEHPANGGVYALLRTSNKGAADFQDLPVEGSTAFFSVAKKLIEWDNGNLGAVVGATHPEELERITAFFAAANHEIPFLIPGVSIPGVPGGQGGDAKTVLQAIANGGGKRKFHVLNSSSGLNFAWQRTGKEAEYASACVDAIESLAEAIR; from the coding sequence ATGAAATTCTCCGATTGTCTTGAAGCTCGAATCCAGGAATGCGGCAACCCGATTTGCCTCGGTATGGATCCTAAGCTTTCCTTGATGCCTGTGGAACGCAAGCATGGTGAAGTCCAGTCCGAAGAAGAAAAAATCAAATTCTTCTACATGGACATTTTGGAAGAATGCTCCAAGCGTAACGTGAAACCGGCCGTGGTAAAGCCGAACAGTGCCTATTACGAACGTATCAGCATTCAGGGCATGCAGATTCTGCACGATCTGATCGCCGCTTACAAGGGCGAAGGCATTCCTGTAGTGCTGGACGCCAAACGCGGCGACATTGGAAAAACCAGTGCCGCTTATGCGGACGCCGCCTTCAACGTTTACGGTGCAGACGCCGTGACTGTTAGCCCTTGGATGGGTAAGGATTCCGTCGGTCCCTTCCTTGAACACCCGGCAAACGGCGGCGTTTACGCCCTTCTCCGCACAAGCAACAAGGGTGCAGCGGACTTTCAGGATCTTCCTGTCGAAGGCAGCACTGCATTCTTCTCGGTGGCAAAAAAGCTGATCGAATGGGACAATGGAAATCTCGGAGCCGTCGTCGGCGCAACGCACCCGGAAGAACTGGAACGCATCACGGCATTCTTTGCCGCTGCAAACCATGAAATTCCGTTCCTTATTCCGGGCGTTTCCATTCCGGGCGTTCCGGGTGGACAGGGCGGCGATGCCAAGACCGTTTTGCAAGCTATCGCAAACGGTGGCGGCAAGCGCAAGTTCCATGTTCTCAACAGTTCGAGCGGCTTGAATTTCGCCTGGCAACGCACAGGCAAAGAAGCCGAATACGCTTCTGCTTGCGTCGATGCTATCGAATCTTTGGCCGAAGCGATCCGTTAA
- a CDS encoding TrmH family RNA methyltransferase, whose product MTEENNKFPKRVVKQTFEGKFGMSDNPADHGFGRRPETPDPDAQETRSERREYGRFQDRKSFGDRERRPFSDRGRTRKPFNGERNERRSFDDRDDRRSFSRDGERRSYGDRGERRSFGDRDDRRSFSRDGERRSYGDRGERRSFGDRNSRRSFSRDGERRPFDDKANRPIFRQKPERKLYDDDEVVRDEEAVLSFADAPDITPESAGTNPAWFRRLLALTTEKGREREGKFLAEGVRVVEEILTNHIDVIIGVYVAGTKNLDENGAPVLNSLGEETFTPLENLQPSVDKARELKVDIHVISEDQIKRLSSTTTTQGILAVCRSASTKPNYEKSRSIVTLVDAVQDPGNLGAIFRTSLGFNSSGVIVGKGSVNPFNPKVVRGSSGTFLRVPFEKDRDLIDAINELHKFGYTIIATDLHGRQSLSEIEPRKLRKVAFLVGNEGAGTDQHLIDISDETVKIPMSSDLESLNVSVAHGILSYEMAKIQKDL is encoded by the coding sequence ATGACAGAAGAAAACAACAAATTCCCCAAGCGCGTAGTCAAACAGACCTTCGAAGGCAAGTTCGGCATGAGCGATAATCCAGCCGACCACGGTTTTGGCCGCCGTCCGGAAACTCCGGATCCAGATGCACAGGAAACCCGCAGTGAACGCCGCGAATACGGTCGTTTTCAGGATCGCAAATCTTTTGGCGACCGAGAACGCAGACCGTTTAGCGACCGCGGACGTACCCGAAAGCCGTTTAACGGTGAACGCAACGAACGACGCTCTTTCGATGACCGCGACGACCGCAGATCCTTCAGCCGCGACGGCGAACGCCGTTCCTACGGGGATCGTGGCGAACGTCGTTCCTTCGGCGACCGCGACGACCGCAGATCCTTCAGCCGCGACGGCGAACGCCGTTCCTACGGGGATCGTGGTGAACGTCGTTCCTTCGGCGACCGCAACAGCCGCAGATCCTTCAGCCGCGACGGCGAACGCCGTCCGTTCGACGATAAAGCCAACCGTCCAATTTTCCGTCAGAAGCCGGAACGCAAGCTCTATGACGACGATGAAGTCGTCCGCGACGAAGAAGCCGTTCTTTCTTTTGCCGATGCTCCGGACATCACTCCGGAATCCGCAGGCACAAACCCGGCATGGTTCCGCCGCCTTCTCGCCCTCACCACAGAAAAAGGTCGTGAACGCGAAGGAAAGTTCCTCGCTGAAGGTGTCCGCGTCGTGGAAGAAATTCTCACGAACCACATTGACGTCATCATCGGAGTTTATGTCGCCGGCACAAAGAATCTCGACGAAAACGGAGCTCCGGTTTTGAACTCCCTCGGTGAAGAGACCTTCACCCCGCTCGAAAATCTCCAGCCGTCTGTCGACAAGGCTCGCGAACTCAAGGTGGACATTCACGTCATCAGCGAAGATCAGATCAAGCGTCTTTCTTCGACCACGACGACGCAGGGCATTCTCGCCGTTTGCCGTTCCGCAAGTACAAAGCCGAATTATGAAAAGAGCCGCAGCATCGTCACTCTCGTCGATGCCGTGCAGGATCCGGGGAACCTCGGTGCAATTTTCCGCACGAGCCTCGGTTTCAATTCCTCGGGCGTAATCGTCGGTAAGGGTTCCGTGAACCCGTTCAACCCGAAGGTCGTCCGCGGCTCCTCGGGCACGTTCCTCCGCGTTCCATTTGAAAAGGACCGCGACTTGATCGACGCTATCAACGAACTGCACAAGTTCGGCTACACGATCATCGCTACGGATTTACACGGTCGTCAGAGCCTCTCTGAAATCGAACCGCGCAAGCTCCGCAAGGTCGCATTCCTCGTCGGCAACGAAGGCGCAGGTACGGACCAGCATTTGATCGACATTTCCGATGAAACCGTGAAGATCCCGATGTCCAGCGATCTCGAATCCCTGAACGTCTCCGTCGCACACGGCATTCTCTCTTACGAAATGGCAAAGATTCAGAAGGACCTCTAA